The Canis aureus isolate CA01 chromosome 6, VMU_Caureus_v.1.0, whole genome shotgun sequence genome contains the following window.
cacgcacgcacgcacgtcCGCGCCACTTCCCAGCACCCCCCCCCGGGGCGCGCACGCCGCCGCGTCCTCGCGTAGCTCGCGGGCGCGGCCATGGGAGCgccgggggggcgcgggggcgcgggggcgggagTTCCTGCCGACCCGAGGCTGGGAGGGCGGGATCCCCGGCGCTGGGTGCTGGGGAACTGGCAGGGCgcgtcccgccccgccccgccgccttCGCTCCGCGTGCTCCGTCTGGGCCCTGTTCCGGCGCCGGTGTGGCTGACACTGCGAGCTGGGTCgaggagctggaggtggggagcACCTGGAAGTTGTCGTTTACGGAGCCTCGGCGCTTGGCGGGGGTCTGATCCTCCAGCAAGGCCTGCCAATATCCAGTTCCTAAAGCAGTTGGGCTTCCCAACCACAGCAAAGGAGGGCCCCCGCTTTGTCCTGCAAACACCGTATGCACGTGAGGTCAGGGGTGCAGCCGTTGGAGGACAGATTtgagaggtgcagagacagaGAACCCAGTGCTGGAAGAGGGGCGCTCGCTGTCGAGCGAGAAGTGCAGATCAACCGagtggaaaataaagacaaactgGATGAGAAATAGTCACGAAGGGAAAAGGAGGAACAACTTGAGGATGACTGTGCACGTCAGGACGCTTCAGAGGGGAGCTGGGATCGAGGTCAATTAGCCGGAAATGGTTGAGGAAAGTTTCCTAAAATaggggaggaagggaaatgaagGGTTGATAGGAGAGAGTGCAGAGTTCCCTTCCTCTTACACGCACAGGCCGTTCATGCATGGCCAGCGTGCGTTTACGCTGTGCCAGGCGCAGGTCTCCTGTCCCTCAGAGCCTCGCGGTCTATGCGATAGAGAGCCTGTCCGTGAACCACAGCAGCCTCGTGGCCGGAGCTGCCATGAAGGCCGTGAGAGAGCCCTGGACTAGACCCCAGCCGGGGAGGGAGCTTGGAGATGTCCTCGACAGGCTGCGTGAACGCGCTGCCTAAGAGGGTATATTTGCAGAGAGCTGGGGACAAGACAGAACACGGCATTCGGACACGGAGGCCTGGCTTTCCAGGGGGCACAGTCAGGACAGAGACTGTTGAAATCAGGTCCAAATTCTGCAGGACCTTGCACGTCGTTTCACAGAGCTGAAATGGGGTCCTGCAGAGGGTGGAGAGGTGTGAAGGACAAAATATCTTTGAGTCTATGGCAGCGGTGGGAGGACGTGCCCAAGAGGATGTAGGGCCCTCGTGGAGACCCCTGAAACAATCGGGGTGAAAACTGGAAGGCTGGAACTGAGGCGCTGGCAACGGGAGACGGATCTGAGTGGAAGAACTGGAGCTTTTAGGAACTTTTGGCACCGTGTGTGTCTGCGGGGGCAGACGCAGACGAGAGTGGCTTTGTGGCTGGGACTGGGGTATTCATCTTGTGTCCTCAGCGTCCACGTCGTGACTGTCAGGGTCAGTCTTGGTGAAGATGGCAGAATGTATTCGGAAATGAAATAGTTGAGGGAGGGGTCTGGAGAAGATGAGAAGAAAGGAATATGCCCTGGAGGGtaatgagaggaagaaagggaaacgCAGAAAGTCCCCGGGTGAGAGTGGCCACCCCTTCCACGCGCCCCGAAACCTCGCCCTCGGGAGACTGGGACCTACCACCAGCGTCCGGTTTTCCCGCCACTCGCAGGCGGCCCCGCTTCCCTAGCGTTCATTGGCCAAAAGCCCACGGCGCTAGGCCACGCCCCCGCGACTCCGGCGGCGTTTCCCcgcctcctcctgctcctggagCCGCCCCCCTCTAGGTCACGCCCACGCCGGGGTCCTCCAGGAGGCGGGCTCCGTCGGCCTCGCCTTCTGACAGGGCGGCTCCCACCAGGGGGCGCCGCGcaccccgcccgccgcccgcccgcccgcgagTCTGGCGCACACACCCCCTCCGCCCCGAGCGCCCGCAGCTCGGCGCCCGGCGGGCTGTGCCGGCTCCCACTCCGGGAGGGGCCGGGGTCCCAGATGGCCGCGGCAGGGTCTGCGAGGCCAAGCGTGTAACCAACGGGCGTCATGGACGCAGAGCAGCGGCAGACGACGGGGGCCGACGAACGGGCGACCccggggctggaggcggcgccTCCTGCTGCCCCGGCGCCTGCGACCGCGGCCTCGGGACCACCCCCCGGGCCTGGCTCCGGGCCCGAGCCCAAGCGGAGGCAGCTCGGGACGCTGCTCCAGCCCACGGTCAACAAGTTCTCCCTTCGCGTGTTCGGCAGCCACAAAGCTGTGGAAATCGAGCAGGAGCGGGTCAAGTCAGCGGGGGCCTGGATCATCCACCCCTACAGCGACTTCCGGTACTGGGGACCCAGCAAGGAGGGCGGGGGACACAGATCGCACCCCACGGGCCGCGACGCGGGCGCAGGGCCCGCCCCACCCTCCATGGACACTTCATTTCCGGCCCAGGGGTCGTGGGGGGGAGACAGTCACTTCCCCCAATGTAACCTGGGAATTCTTGGGCAAGAGACCCCCAGCTGGAGGTCCTCGGTGACCTGACACGGGAGCAGACACCAGAGACCTGGATTTCCTGTTTCGGGAACCAGGCACTCCACCTGGACCACAGGGACTGCTGGAGTTAGGGACGACTGCCGCCGGCAGTCCTGTCTGCTGGGGACCTGGGAAATTATGTCATGTTGCAAGGCTCGGGGTCAACCTGGGGAAGAAACCGAGTTCCAGTATCTCTCACCCTTGCGCTTACACCCCCAGCACCCGTATAGCTCAGCAGGGCGGGCTAGCAGGATAAACTaggggtgctggggggcgggCGCCGGGGGTGTCTCCGCGGCGGTTCTGGTCGCTGTCCCTGGTGCTGAAAGCGGGATGCAGCGGGACTGGGCCAGGACTCTGAGCGGCTGAGGCAGCGACTTGGGGCCACCGCCACCCTCCCAGGTGACCATTAGAGAGACGGAGGAAcggagggtggaggtggggctaTTGCATAGTCCCCATCAGCCTGTACCTCTACATCAAGGTCGCTAGGGGAGGAGAGCAGCCCTGTCCTTGGGGGGAAATGAAGGACAGCTTTTGGATGAGGCAATGGTGTGTCCAAAGCACCTAAGATGGGGTGCAAAACGAGCAGAAAGGGTGAGGTGTGAATCAGGAGCCTTTGGAGACCTGGACATCATTTTGAATCCACAGCCATACACACTCCCTAAATATTCCTCTTTCTCTCAttgctcctttctcttccctcttctctgccttatTCCCACCCCACCAATAACACCTGTTCTAGTTTCCTGTgatctttctctcctcccccattTACCCTCAGATGTAACCCCAGAAGCCATGTATCCCCCTTATTATcatgctgcttctccctcctctcttctgcaTCACCCGCTAGGCTTGTGACTGCCTGTGAGTCAGGCTGTGAAGATACTCCATGGCTGGGCAagccctctgcttctctcctctcccagctCACACTACAGGATTTCTCCAGGGGTCtagaaggtggaggaggaaggagttCAAGGATCTGTTGTTGATTGAAAGTCTGAGGGGCTTCCTGGAGGCCTGGATTTGGGAACCCCCATATTTCTTTTAGAAGCTGAAAAGATTGATTTGTAGTCAAAGTCAGAAGGGATTGGGTCCTGGTTTGGTGCTATAATTAGGTGTGTTCTGGAGTTAAAACCACCATagctggggcaccttggtggttcagtcagttaagtgtccaactcttggtttcggttcaggtcgtgatctcagggtggtgagattgagccccaagttgagctccatgctcagtatgcttaagactctctttctctccctttgcccctccgcctgctgtgctctttctctaaaatatataagtagatctgaaagaaagaaagaaagaaagaaagaaagaaagaaagaaagaaagaaagaaagaaagatagaaagaaagaaatagggatgcctgggtggctcagtggttgagtgtctgcctttggcttggggtgtgatcctggggttctgggatcgagttccacattgggcttcctgcatggagcctgcttctccctctacctatgtctctgcctctctctttctctctgtgtctctcataaataaataaataaaatctttaaaaaaatagaaataaaactgccATAGCTAATGGGGGCCCTCAGGTGGTCCAGTGGTCTTCTCTGAATAGAGGCTTCACTTAGCATCCTCTTGACCTCTTCTTTCCACATGTTTACCACAGCAGTGTGGCTCTCCCCTGTCAATGCCCTTGCTTGAGCTCACCCAGAGTGCCAGCAGACACAGGGAGATGAGTGAAGGAAAGGAATGCAGAGCTTTAAGCCTGTTGCCTTGGGATCTCCTGTGGAGCTGCTCTGTGTGCAGCCCTGTCTGAGTGctgtggagggggtggggcatcCCTAAAAAGCTCAGCTCAGATGGGAGGCAGAACAGACCACCGCACCCTGGGACATAGATGAGTAGATCCCAGCAGAGAACCAGGAACCATGGGTCCAACTGGGTTGggaaggagggctggggagggcatGAAATCCTAGaccaggaaggggcagagagctGGAGATGGAAGAAGTAGCAACCTCTTCAGAAATCTGGGAACCAAAGGTGGGTGAGTCATAAAACCAACTAGTGCTTGTACAGCACTGTCATATCCATTGTCTCAGAGTGTGTCTTTCCAACAACCCTGTGGGATTAGCACAGGGTACTAGATctcttttaactttaaaaatatttagtgactGACATAAATCATGTACATGAtaagaaattacatatatattatacatgttaaagaaaaatatgtgggatccctgggtggtgcagcggtttggcgcctgcctttggcccagggcgcgatcctggagacccgggatcgaatcccacgtcaggctcccggtgcatggagcctgcttctccctctgcctgtgtctctgcctctctctctctctctctctgtgactatcctaaataaataaatatatttaaaaaatatttaaaaaaaaaaaaaaaagaaaaatatgtgtgtgtatatagtaaGGATGTATATAGTAGATATATCTATATAGTATGCATGTCTATATGGTAGGTCTCTACATAGCAGTTTCGTGTATAATggtatattttacatatagttaaaatacatgtgtgtatgcatataaacatacatgcatgtgcctatatacatacatatacatgtaatcACAAAACACATCCTCATGTAACAACCACCCAGGTGAAAAGAGACTGTATTGCCAGTGCCCAGAAGCACCCTACAACCCTTTCCCTAACCTACTATTCTGACTTTTGTGGCTCACatccttacttttttcttttaatagttttacCACTTTTCTGTGAATCTCTAAATAATGCAGCTTAGtcttgcctgtttttgaactttgcACAAGTGGAATCACCCAGTAtgtatcctttcatttttttcttttgctcaacacTAGAtgtgtgagattcatccatgctgcaGAATGGTAGCTGTTGTTgggtgatttcagggttgtagaTTATTCCAGGGCACGAGTATATCACAGTCTATCTACAGTACTTATCTTATTTATCTACATTTTCctactgatgaacatttggattatttccagatttcatgctgctataaacattcctaTATGTAACTCCTGGAGCACATACTTCCCTTGAGTGTGAATATACTTaggatggaattgctgggttgcagGGAATGCAAATGTTTAACTTTACTAGATAATACCAAACTATTTTTCCCAGTGGTGGTCCCAACTTACACTCCCACCAGTTGTAAATGGTCATTCTGTTATTTTGTATTCTTGCCCACTCTTGCTGTGTCAGGCTATCTGCTGTTTGTCTGGTGGATGGTGAAATCTCGTGGTCTCACTCCcagtcccacccccacctcaggtTTTACTGGGACCTGATCATGCTCCTGTTGATGGTGGGGAACCTCATTGTGCTGCCTGTCGGCATCACCTTCTTCAAGGAAGAGAACTCCCCGCCTTGGATCGTCTTCAACGTCCTCTCTGACACTTTCTTCCTGCTGGATCTGGTGCTCAACTTCCGCACAGGCATCGTGGTTGAGGAGGGTGCCGAAATCCTGCTGGCGCCAAGAGCCATTCGGTCGCGCTACCTGCGTACCTGGTTCCTGGTCGACCTCATCTCCTCCATCCCGGTGGACTACATCTTTCTGGTGGTGGAGCTGGAGCCACGACTGGATGCCGAGGTCTACAAAACAGCGCGGGCGCTGCGCATTGTGCGCTTCACCAAGATCCTCAGCCTGCTGCGGCTGCTCCGCCTCTCCCGCCTCATCCGCTACATACAccagtgggaggaggtggggcggggaggtgggcaggggggctCGCAGACTCTTCCGGGACAGCGCTATGGGTGGGGCTCCTGGTGACTTTATGGGGTGAGGCAGCTGGGTGGGCTCTCTCCAGGGTTGGTGGGGCAGAAGCAGGGACACAATGAGGGTTTGGAGGGTGCCCCCCACCGAAGTGAGGAGAATGGAGCACAGGGCAGAGGAATGCTTGTAGGTTAGTTGGCCTCTGGAAGGAGGAAGTGGGAGGGGAGCAAGCTGTGGAAGGGAGTTTCAGTTTCCAGGGGAGCAGAGTTTAGTGGTTCAGAGTGTGGGCTCTGCAATCTCATTGCCTGTGATCACATCCTCATTTTACTATTTACTATATGAGACTTGGTTTCCTTTactataaaatgaagacattaaatATACTGACGTATGATAAGGCTATGAGGATTAAAGGAATTAATACCCACAAAgctcctagaacagtgcctggaaaatAGTAAGTCATCTCTTAGTGTTATGGGAGAGGAAGGGGCTGTTGGCATGAATCCTTGCACGCATGCCTTGGGGACATTACACTGTAAGatgtcctctttcctcttctctaccGGGCACAGCCTAGGCAGCTTGTGCAGTAAGTTTCTTCGAGTTTCTGCTGTGACACTGATTCTGGGCACATGACTGGCATTGACTTCCTATTGGTGAGAGTAGTAATGCAGCCGACTTTGTATTAGCTGTATATGTATGCCATAAGGCTCTATGCACATGAACAATGGccgcattttaaaaattcatggggGCTGGGGCTAGAGAGAAGTGCAAGGAAAGAATTTGCAAGGCCAGGAATAGAGGAGGACCAGCGGGAGGGAGTCCTGTCCACAGCAGCCGCTCCTCGGACTCCTCAGATCTTTCACATGACCTATGACCTGGCCAGTGCTGTGGTGCGCATCTTCAACCTCATCGGGATGATGCTGCTGCTGTGTCACTGGGATGGCTGTCTGCAGTTCCTGGTCCCCATGCTGCAGGACTTCCCTCCTGACTGCTGGGTCTCCATCAACCACATGGTGGTGAGAAATCCCCACAGCTCTGTCACTTCTGGGCCTTCCGAGGGCTCTTCTGTCAGGAGGCGGGAGATGATGgagtgaggaggtggggaggaaatAGGGGGAAGCTACCTAGAGGATGTGCTTCTATGTGGGGAGCAGGCAGGGAAGGACACCTAGGGCCCCTAAGATGCAGAGATGCCCCTTCTGACCCCCAGACCCCAGAGCCAAACCGAAGTGCCTCCTGGGAGGCAAGTCTAAGAAGCAGGGGTCAGAAAGGACAGAAGGAGGGGGGATTGCAGGAGGAGAATGAGACCTATCTGAGGAGGCTGTGCCCAGCTCGGCAACACACTCTGCCCTCCAGAACCACTCATGGGGGCGCCAGTATTCCCATGCCCTGTTCAAGGCCATGAGCCACATGCTGTGCATTGGCTACGGGCAGCAGGCACCTGTAGGCATGCCCGACGTCTGGCTCACCATGCTCAGCATGATTGTGGGCGCCACGTGCTACGCCATGTTCATCGGCCATGCCACTGCGCTCATCCAGTCCCTGGACTCCTCCCG
Protein-coding sequences here:
- the HCN3 gene encoding potassium/sodium hyperpolarization-activated cyclic nucleotide-gated channel 3 isoform X5, yielding MDAEQRQTTGADERATPGLEAAPPAAPAPATAASGPPPGPGSGPEPKRRQLGTLLQPTVNKFSLRVFGSHKAVEIEQERVKSAGAWIIHPYSDFRFYWDLIMLLLMVGNLIVLPVGITFFKEENSPPWIVFNVLSDTFFLLDLVLNFRTGIVVEEGAEILLAPRAIRSRYLRTWFLVDLISSIPVDYIFLVVELEPRLDAEVYKTARALRIVRFTKILSLLRLLRLSRLIRYIHQWEEIFHMTYDLASAVVRIFNLIGMMLLLCHWDGCLQFLVPMLQDFPPDCWVSINHMVNHSWGRQYSHALFKAMSHMLCIGYGQQAPVGMPDVWLTMLSMIVGATCYAMFIGHATALIQSLDSSRRQYQEKYKQVEQYMSFHKLPADTRQRIHEYYEHRYQGKMFDEESILGELSEPLREEIINFTCRGLVAHMPLFAHADPSFVTAVLTKLRFEVFQPGDLVVREGSVGRKMYFIQHGLLSVLARGARDTRLTDGSYFGAWTISTLCWRSSP